One stretch of Halobacillus litoralis DNA includes these proteins:
- the rplM gene encoding 50S ribosomal protein L13, giving the protein MRTTFMANENNVERKWYVVDAAGQTLGRLASEVAAILRGKNKPTYTPHVDTGDHVIIINAGEIQLTGNKINDKIYYRHSNHVGGLKSRTANEMRTKYPEQMLELAVKGMLPKGSLGRKMGKKLHVYAGAEHKHEAQKPEVYELRG; this is encoded by the coding sequence ATGCGCACAACTTTCATGGCAAATGAAAACAACGTTGAACGTAAATGGTATGTTGTGGATGCTGCAGGGCAAACACTCGGCCGTTTAGCGAGCGAAGTTGCTGCGATCCTTCGCGGTAAAAATAAACCAACATACACACCACACGTTGACACAGGTGACCACGTCATCATCATCAATGCTGGTGAGATCCAACTTACAGGTAACAAAATCAACGATAAGATCTATTATCGTCATTCTAACCACGTAGGTGGTTTGAAATCCCGTACGGCTAACGAAATGCGTACGAAATACCCTGAGCAAATGCTAGAGCTTGCTGTTAAAGGGATGCTTCCAAAAGGAAGTCTTGGACGTAAGATGGGCAAGAAACTTCATGTTTACGCTGGTGCGGAACACAAACATGAAGCACAAAAACCAGAAGTTTACGAACTTCGCGGATAA
- the rocF gene encoding arginase: MNKQLSVIGVPMDLGQMRRGVDMGPSAIRYAGMVERLEQLKYNIEDLGDIEIPRPKHNTDEKQDNLRNLNEIAEGSRRLAKAVDEVVENKRFPLVLGGDHSIAMGTLAGVAKHYENLGVIWYDAHGDLNTGDSSPSGNIHGMPLAVSLGIGHEKLTSIHDYEPKIKPENIVIIGARSLDEGERVLIEEKGIKVYTMHEVDRMGMTQVMEETVDYLKDRTDGVHLSLDLDGLDPNEAPGVGTPVMGGLSYRESHLAMEMLHQSGMITSAEFVEVNPILDEKNKTASVAVGLMGSLFGESLK; the protein is encoded by the coding sequence ATGAATAAACAGCTTTCAGTTATCGGTGTACCTATGGACCTTGGACAGATGCGTCGAGGCGTGGATATGGGACCAAGTGCTATTCGTTATGCAGGTATGGTTGAACGTCTAGAGCAATTGAAATATAACATTGAAGATCTAGGGGACATTGAGATTCCTCGCCCAAAACATAATACAGATGAAAAACAGGATAATTTACGTAACTTGAATGAAATTGCCGAAGGAAGCCGTCGTCTTGCAAAAGCGGTAGATGAGGTAGTAGAAAATAAACGTTTCCCACTTGTACTTGGGGGAGATCATAGTATAGCTATGGGGACTCTTGCAGGAGTTGCGAAACATTATGAAAATCTTGGAGTCATCTGGTATGATGCTCACGGCGATTTAAACACAGGCGACAGCTCGCCTTCTGGTAACATTCATGGGATGCCATTAGCTGTAAGCTTAGGGATCGGCCACGAAAAATTGACGAGTATCCATGATTATGAACCGAAGATTAAACCAGAAAATATAGTGATTATCGGAGCACGTTCTCTCGATGAAGGAGAACGAGTGCTTATTGAAGAGAAGGGCATTAAAGTCTATACGATGCATGAAGTGGATCGTATGGGGATGACCCAAGTGATGGAAGAAACAGTGGATTATTTGAAAGATCGTACCGATGGGGTTCATTTAAGCCTGGACCTTGATGGACTGGACCCTAACGAAGCTCCTGGCGTGGGAACACCGGTAATGGGTGGATTAAGCTACCGTGAGAGTCACCTAGCTATGGAAATGCTTCATCAGTCAGGGATGATCACATCCGCGGAATTTGTAGAAGTGAATCCGATTCTCGATGAAAAAAATAAAACCGCTAGCGTAGCGGTAGGTTTAATGGGTTCTCTATTTGGTGAGAGCTTGAAATAA
- a CDS encoding aspartyl-phosphate phosphatase Spo0E family protein produces the protein MQRESALKKEIEACRMEMIRLASLHKLSSPEVVQVSVKLDNLLNEYDEATYKKQQPTLQRAGYC, from the coding sequence ATGCAGCGAGAGTCCGCTTTGAAGAAAGAAATCGAAGCTTGTCGTATGGAAATGATTCGCTTAGCCAGCCTCCATAAGTTGAGCTCGCCGGAAGTCGTACAAGTGAGTGTGAAATTAGATAACCTGTTAAATGAATACGATGAAGCAACCTATAAAAAACAGCAACCCACCTTGCAAAGAGCGGGTTACTGCTAG
- the gerD gene encoding spore germination lipoprotein GerD — translation MSKLRFLCPVLILVLLAACSGASSASEQTDYDTTKKMIVDILKSDDGKKAMTEVLSDEKMQQQMALESEVVSQAVQKTLVSEEGKAFWSKLFSDPKFVQEFSKVLEDQQKKLMKGLMKDAEYQKLMIELYKNPEMMKEMVTVMEGQQFRAHLQKTIEETINSPVFQAKMSETLLKAAEKMQSGGGGKSDSSGEGGESSSEEQSGGGSSGEGEKSQQG, via the coding sequence ATGTCCAAACTCCGATTCTTATGTCCCGTCCTAATCCTTGTACTCCTCGCTGCTTGCAGCGGTGCATCAAGTGCAAGCGAACAGACGGATTATGATACAACGAAGAAGATGATCGTTGATATTCTGAAATCGGACGACGGGAAGAAAGCGATGACTGAAGTCCTTTCTGATGAGAAGATGCAGCAGCAGATGGCCCTTGAGTCAGAAGTTGTATCGCAAGCTGTCCAAAAGACACTCGTTTCTGAAGAAGGAAAAGCTTTTTGGAGTAAATTGTTCTCCGATCCAAAGTTCGTCCAAGAATTCAGTAAAGTCCTTGAAGATCAGCAGAAAAAGCTGATGAAAGGATTAATGAAAGATGCTGAGTACCAAAAATTGATGATTGAGCTTTATAAAAACCCTGAAATGATGAAGGAAATGGTAACCGTCATGGAAGGGCAGCAATTCCGTGCACATCTGCAGAAAACCATAGAAGAGACAATAAACAGCCCTGTTTTCCAAGCGAAAATGAGCGAAACCTTATTGAAAGCAGCGGAAAAAATGCAGAGTGGTGGCGGTGGGAAGTCTGATTCCTCCGGCGAAGGCGGAGAAAGCAGCAGTGAAGAGCAATCCGGCGGTGGCAGCAGCGGTGAAGGTGAAAAAAGTCAGCAAGGCTAA
- a CDS encoding polysaccharide deacetylase family protein, whose product MHEGKHEIGMMGYKYESYLEQKPAQVQQDMNQAKEAFEKLGFDEIKWIRPPHGHMDKEVLKMIENEGMQAVQWSINPRDWENPGTNTIIDTVLNEGSEGDIILMHASDSVKQTAKALEVILPGLKQKGLKFVSITELVSGAESETTQIE is encoded by the coding sequence ATTCATGAAGGAAAGCACGAAATCGGGATGATGGGATATAAATATGAAAGTTACCTTGAACAAAAACCCGCACAAGTACAACAAGACATGAACCAAGCCAAGGAAGCTTTTGAGAAACTGGGTTTTGATGAAATCAAGTGGATCCGCCCGCCTCATGGTCATATGGATAAAGAGGTTCTGAAGATGATTGAAAACGAAGGAATGCAGGCGGTGCAATGGAGCATCAATCCGAGAGACTGGGAAAATCCAGGCACGAATACCATCATAGACACCGTTCTTAATGAGGGTTCAGAAGGAGATATTATCTTGATGCATGCTTCTGATTCAGTGAAACAAACGGCGAAAGCTCTTGAGGTCATCTTGCCCGGTTTGAAACAAAAAGGATTGAAATTCGTAAGCATTACTGAGCTGGTCAGTGGCGCAGAATCAGAGACCACTCAAATTGAATAA
- the cwlD gene encoding N-acetylmuramoyl-L-alanine amidase CwlD has protein sequence MRKPRVKTFLWLAGIIVMVCAVSYPIQEAKDAWTVWSSPLSGKVIVLDPGHGGPDAGASGKDGTEEKVITLQMAEYLRDYLQQAGALVYLTRDDDNDLASDEAEKARRRQAEDVRNRVQYIEEKEADLYISLHLNAIPSEKWSGAQTFYYPKNEESKTLAKFIQSEIKENIGNTDRGAFGLSSIYILKHAKAPGVLVEAGFLSNPGERELLKDNDYQRKMSASIYQGVLRYVTERELPSED, from the coding sequence ATGCGAAAACCTAGAGTAAAGACATTTTTATGGTTAGCAGGGATCATTGTAATGGTGTGCGCTGTGTCCTATCCGATTCAGGAAGCAAAGGATGCGTGGACGGTATGGTCGTCTCCGCTGTCCGGTAAAGTGATTGTCCTGGATCCAGGGCATGGGGGACCTGATGCTGGTGCTTCTGGTAAGGATGGTACGGAAGAGAAAGTCATTACTTTGCAAATGGCTGAATACCTTCGTGATTATTTGCAGCAAGCGGGTGCGCTCGTGTACCTCACCCGGGATGATGACAATGATCTTGCATCAGATGAAGCGGAAAAAGCGCGGCGCAGGCAGGCGGAGGATGTCCGAAACAGGGTTCAGTACATTGAAGAAAAAGAAGCGGATTTATACATCAGTTTACATTTGAATGCCATTCCATCTGAAAAATGGAGCGGGGCCCAGACCTTTTATTATCCAAAAAATGAGGAAAGTAAAACCTTGGCCAAATTCATTCAATCCGAAATCAAGGAGAATATAGGGAATACGGATCGTGGAGCTTTTGGTTTGTCTAGTATTTATATTTTAAAACACGCGAAAGCCCCAGGGGTTTTAGTGGAAGCGGGATTTTTATCAAACCCAGGGGAGCGAGAATTGTTAAAGGATAATGATTACCAAAGAAAAATGTCAGCGTCCATCTATCAAGGAGTGCTCCGGTATGTCACAGAAAGAGAGCTTCCTTCTGAAGACTGA
- a CDS encoding VOC family protein, translated as MLFHEKENTHVTQVTLRVMDLKRSAEFYTNIVGFQIWKQSDGAVYLSAGEEKPLLVLEEDKNVRPPNRKATGLYHFALLLPEKADLADLVKHLIRNNTQVASADHLVSEAVYFSDPDGNGIEVYIDRPPSLWEWSGSEVKMAVDPLDFEELFRFETNAGWMGIPDRTVMGHIHLHVSDLEKAKQFYCEGLGFDVVSRLGDEALFISSAKYHHHIGLNTWKGAGAPPPEDQEAGLKWFDIHFPQDHSRKEAIHRIRQMGASVDENDGMIYTMDPSKNRVRLLV; from the coding sequence ATGCTTTTTCATGAAAAAGAAAACACACATGTCACACAGGTCACTTTGAGGGTCATGGATTTGAAGCGATCCGCAGAGTTTTATACAAACATCGTTGGTTTTCAAATATGGAAGCAGTCCGATGGTGCTGTATATTTAAGTGCTGGGGAAGAAAAGCCGCTTCTTGTCCTTGAGGAGGATAAGAATGTTAGACCACCAAATAGAAAAGCGACGGGCCTGTATCACTTTGCGCTCCTTTTGCCGGAAAAGGCAGACCTAGCCGATTTGGTCAAACACTTGATCAGGAACAACACCCAGGTGGCATCGGCAGATCATCTCGTTAGTGAAGCCGTCTACTTTTCTGATCCTGATGGAAATGGTATAGAAGTGTATATCGACCGTCCTCCATCATTATGGGAATGGTCCGGTAGTGAGGTGAAAATGGCTGTTGACCCATTGGACTTTGAGGAGTTGTTCCGTTTTGAAACCAACGCCGGGTGGATGGGGATACCGGATCGGACGGTCATGGGACATATTCACCTTCATGTCTCTGATCTTGAAAAAGCGAAGCAATTTTATTGTGAAGGTTTAGGGTTCGATGTAGTGAGCCGGCTTGGTGATGAAGCCTTATTTATTTCATCGGCAAAATATCATCACCATATCGGGCTCAACACATGGAAGGGTGCCGGTGCCCCGCCTCCAGAAGATCAGGAAGCAGGATTGAAGTGGTTTGATATTCATTTTCCTCAGGATCACTCTAGGAAAGAAGCGATCCATAGAATCCGGCAAATGGGAGCTTCTGTCGATGAAAACGATGGAATGATCTATACCATGGACCCATCAAAGAACCGCGTACGGCTGCTTGTCTGA
- the sigW gene encoding RNA polymerase sigma factor SigW, whose product METMIKQKIKEVKKGNQSAFEDIVSFYQNKVFHICLRMVGNSYEAEDLAQEAFIRAYTNLHTFDEKRKFSTWLYRIATNLSIDRIRKKKPDYHLDAEVKGTEGLDMYSQLAADQALPEEEVESLELQSYIHKEILALPPKYRSVIVLRYLDELALQEIAEVLDIPVGTVKTRVHRGREALRKRLRHV is encoded by the coding sequence ATGGAAACCATGATTAAGCAAAAAATAAAAGAAGTGAAAAAAGGCAATCAATCCGCTTTCGAAGACATTGTATCTTTTTACCAGAATAAAGTTTTTCATATTTGTCTGCGAATGGTTGGGAACTCGTATGAAGCTGAAGACCTGGCCCAGGAAGCCTTTATTAGAGCCTACACGAATCTTCATACGTTTGATGAGAAACGGAAATTCTCCACTTGGTTGTATAGAATAGCAACGAATCTGTCGATTGACCGTATCCGTAAAAAAAAGCCGGACTATCATCTGGATGCAGAAGTGAAGGGGACGGAAGGGTTAGATATGTATTCGCAATTAGCTGCCGACCAAGCTCTACCTGAAGAAGAAGTGGAAAGCCTTGAATTACAGTCTTATATCCACAAAGAAATATTAGCGCTTCCTCCTAAATATCGTAGTGTCATTGTGCTTCGTTATTTAGATGAGCTTGCTCTTCAAGAGATTGCGGAGGTGCTTGATATTCCAGTAGGGACAGTTAAGACGAGGGTCCACCGAGGTAGAGAGGCTTTACGTAAGAGGCTTCGACATGTGTGA
- a CDS encoding KinB-signaling pathway activation protein, which produces MNSRKWVRLFLTTLWIGGLTTLIISFIFKYDSYAEVLKPFQLFELFGLLLFFAGLGFIFSIISQMGFFAYLTVNQFGKGIFRSLWTPVQLFLIAFTLFDLVYFRYQAAENASIWPFLWTALGLLGLSVLVAYIKAKETKRHAFIPALFFMIVVTSVEWVPALRAQGSDYVWLMIIPLFICNAYQLILLHRITKTSEKAA; this is translated from the coding sequence GTGAATAGTCGTAAATGGGTAAGGTTGTTTTTAACGACCTTATGGATCGGCGGTTTGACGACGTTGATCATCAGTTTTATCTTTAAATATGATTCTTATGCTGAAGTGCTGAAGCCGTTCCAACTTTTTGAGCTCTTTGGCTTATTGTTATTTTTTGCGGGCCTTGGATTTATATTCAGTATCATCAGTCAGATGGGTTTCTTCGCCTACCTGACAGTCAATCAGTTTGGAAAGGGCATATTTCGTTCGTTATGGACCCCGGTCCAACTCTTCTTGATCGCATTTACGCTCTTTGATCTTGTGTACTTTAGATATCAGGCTGCAGAAAACGCGTCCATCTGGCCATTTTTATGGACAGCCTTAGGTCTTCTTGGCCTTTCCGTCCTTGTTGCTTATATAAAAGCAAAGGAAACGAAGCGGCATGCATTTATTCCTGCCCTGTTTTTTATGATCGTCGTTACAAGTGTCGAGTGGGTTCCTGCTTTACGAGCCCAGGGCAGTGATTATGTGTGGTTGATGATTATTCCATTGTTCATCTGCAATGCTTATCAACTCATTTTACTTCACCGTATAACGAAAACATCTGAAAAAGCTGCCTAA